Genomic segment of Mytilus edulis chromosome 12, xbMytEdul2.2, whole genome shotgun sequence:
tcaatttgttagtgggcatgacgtaaaacagcgaagcaaagaattcaactgtatttataacttatataggacaatgctgttgattaaaaaatactccattccaggaccttttgttttccaaataattaatattattgtttcagttcgacgggttcaaacagaaagacttgaaagcagagaaaaactgtgtatcttataatcggcatgactttatcagatgacaatactaatactaaaataaggcttgcgcatggTTATATACTATAATTCAGTCACgtacccgtgatatcacgggtgtgttctagtatatttagaaagttatacaatgaaacatgctgaattttcaatgattttctcgataacacctgattaacagactttagccaacccgattaacagaccaaccgccgatatagccgcatactcaatatagattaaccgaccaatctctcggttagccgagtgtcggccgtgtatacATTGAATTAAACATAATGTTAATCGTAACTTAGGACACATTCGAAAACAAATCTTACGACTATGAAATTTCcgaagaccatcataagacatgtcttagtcatacGATACTTTCCAAATCCAGGCCCCAGCCTTATAACTTAGGACATTCTTCTTTTCCATTATGTTAATGCTTTTACTAGCGCAAGTTTCAAGTATCACCATCCTTATATCTAAGGACCTGGCATTTACATTGAAAACGTCCAACATCGATATTATCTAGCTTAAGCTGTAACACCACTAATTTAGACCCAGCCAGATAACACATACCAGAAAGTATAGTTCTTACGCATGAGTGTAACATACAAAATTAGGagtttttggtatcaaatgaaagctgattgactggtgatcattgtaaagcactttttgacttataatttttaatattaaaacaaaaatgcaccaaattttcaaaagagggtacattttccctgtttgtcagatctgaaatACCTAGTTTGGTACACCAAAGTTCCGAGAACCAGTTCCTTCTTTTATGCCATTAtaggtatgttgatttttgttaGTACatgacaccataaagtgttgctttggcATGccatgattgtcactttatttaaCAAGAGAACTGTGCCTGATTGAAATTGAGGAAATTAACATAGAAGTAATTGGTCCATTAATGAGGGGGgcaatacctttttgtgttaaccTGTTATGGCCCTTTTaaaggtgttgttaactgttatctgagatcaATTTAAGTTGTTACCTGTTTTCAATCCACTTTTAAACTattatcagcatttttgcattttttgttaactgtttttgccaaaaacaaggtattgttaacatgttaacggatcCCCTATttgcccctcccccccccccccccccccccctcattaaTTAGTGGTGTGCTTTGTTATTACAATGTACATTTGAGATTAGTTGCCGGAATACATGGCCGGGTTTGGAACTGATAAATTACGGAAGAGGTAACCGTAAACAATTACCCCCATATATTTTCTTTtcgaataaaaatatgtatggttgtacatttatttaactctttacttatacatcttcggatttcaaatgtttggctctGAGCGTAcctaatgaaggtaaatccagaaaagcgcttcggacgcattaaattattcaacgtgttgttttccattttttatttaaaatacgcTTAGCGTggaatttgaaattttatgaatTAGATTTAACCTAAATAGGTACGATGAGTACTTTGATGGCGCTTTCAAATAATTTTCAGATTTCAGTACTTAAAAATCCTCAAAAATATTACTACTTAATAAATTAAATAGTCAAACTGTCTAATAGGACATGTGAAAATCGCTTCAATTTAACCGTTTAAGTACATGTTAAATTAAACATAAGTATAGATTTATTAAGGAATTATATCTCTCGATTTAAAAGGTTAATATCTGAATCTTATTTACCGCAAACTGTTGACCGAATGGTTGACATAACAGTATACTATTATTCTAAATTAATTGGTCTACCTTTTGAACCCGTTTTACCATTGAAGCGGGGAAATGTAAATTAATGTAATACTATATAATGTTTTATCGAATTGTTTTATCTGAAGTCAATAAAtcctatttttatttcatttaaaactaataaGAGAAAACAGCCATTATTCGATGATTTCGAGAATAATTCAAACAACACTTTTGATGGTGATATCGAtggttttttgttttctttttttaattgatcataAAATAAATTATCTTATCTTCTTTAATTCATTGATAGCAATTTGGAAAACTCAAATTGAGAGAGATATACAcatggattcattatttttcgttggataccaattttcgtgggtacaggtgaacaaccacgaatttaaatattcaacgaattgcaaattttctatagACTTGTTAGCAGACATTAGCAAAACCTAGAAATTAATTATTCACAAACGTGTAAGTTTTCATCAATCcctgaaaattggtacccacgaaaataaatgcaTCCAAGAATACCATAAAACATGTTTCCGTGTTCATGTAGCCTATAGCTAcaatctctctctatatatatacatgtatgttgtgtACAAAATGTaggtttgtacaaattataatttatacaagtttttttacacatacatgtttGTACCAGGTTATAAAAGTGTATCTTCTAAAAGTGTATCTTCTAAAAGGTGTCAgtttaatttcataaattcattttttatacatcaaCCTAAAATTGAATGATATTTCCGTGTCCCCGTCTGGATATAAGGACatctgaatggtttaaattctatttttaacTATTCCTTTTAACCAACTTATATCCATACAAAGTCTTATTGTGTTCTTATTGTGTTCTTTATAATGGAAATATGtcagaaatattcaaaacaaaactcAGTGTACTCGCATCACTCGTCTGTGTTAAGCATTCATTAAACACTGAAACTTGTACAGAATTTGTACGACATTACAACATGTACAGAAATTGTACAACATTAAAACTTGTACACagcatataattatatatacattgtgacttggatggagagttgtttcattgcaTGGCACTCatttcacatcttcttatatctttgtatgtataaatatgcattaatgatacatgtacagaGTTAATTTAAAAAGACTTGATTCGAGTTGTAAACTATTTTCTTGAATATCAGAATAAATACACCAGTAGTACTAGAAGCATATACTTAAAATGCATAAGCATTAAGGTTAAAGAATCAATGCACAGAAAAATAACAACAATTATAAAGGAAAATCTTTCTCTGGAGTTCGGGGTTAAAATTGTTTGGGCGGAAGGATAATATTGTGACACGGTTAATAACTTTGTGTTACTACTAAAAATGTCCACCGGTCATAACGTTGTGATTATAATCTACAATCTGCCAgctataagataaaaaaaaaaagattcaatgGACCGGCAACCTTGTTTATTTCTGTCAAATGAAACTATGGTTACGCGATAACAATACGAAAACACCAATCAGCGTACTCGTAGACCTCTAACAGTTGCAATAACTTTTCATGAGGGTCTTTGAGGGGtttctttatttctatttctttttatttttttaaggactttttttctctattctttatacatCTTACCCAATGTTGTAAaatctttatacatattttagcACCTCGAcgttattctctattccttatttatccatttttctttattcctattatttttatccatttttctttattcctattatttttatccattttttctgttttaaatatCCCCTCCCCCGAAATTATTCTTCTCTTTTGTTAACCCCCATCAACACCCTcttttatatcaaacaaaaaataagttattatatctttgtatatataaatatgcattaatgatacatgtacagaGTTAATTTAAAAAGACTTGATTCGAGTAGTAAACTATTTTCTTGAATATCAGaataaatagaagaaaaaaaaactcactAAGATTATTGATACATTGAGAGAATACTTCTATACTAttaattgataataaaatatatttgaatatacttGTATTCATTCCAATTTTTGTTTTACACCAGTAGTACTAGAAACATATACTTAAAATGCATAAGCATTAAAGTTAAAGaatcaatgcacaaaaaaataacaacaattatAAAGGAAAATCTTTCTCTGGAGTTCGGGGTTAAAATTGTTTGGGCGGAAGGATAATATTGTGACAAGTCTTATAACTTTTTGTTACTACTTAAAATGTCCAACGGTCATAACGTAGTGATTATAATCTACAATCTGCCAgctataagataaaaaaaagattcaATGGACCGGCAACTTTGTTTATTTCTGTCAAATGAAACTATGGTTACGCGATAACAGTACGAAAACACCAACCAGCGTACTCGTAGACCTCTAACAGTTGCAATAACTTTTCATGAGGGTCTTTGAGGGgtttctttatttctattttttttttattttttaaggattttttttctctattctttatacattTTACCCAATGTTgtaaaatctttatatatattttagcacctcgacgttattctctattccttatttATCCATTTTCTTTATTCCTattatttttatccattttttctgttttaaatatCCCCTTCCCCGAAATTATTCTTCTCTTTTGTAAACCCCCATCAACACCCTcttttatatcaaacaaaaaataagtaattaaattttaattttttgaaataatagtaAATACTCTTGGAAATcgcaaaagaaaataaatctttaatcctttaaatacatgtactacatgaAAGTTCCAAAACAGTTGAAGACAAGGGTTTAGGCTAAAGACTTCTAAATTGATGTTATCCATTGTgaaaacatcttcttattttagtGTCAGTTTTAATCAAGCAAATTTAAAGTGATAACAATCAACATAAATCCTTATAAACACATTACGGGGGTCTAGATTGGTGGTCTTTCATTCCTGCATTCTTTATTTATCTTTGTCGTTTTTcgctattctttatattgtttgctcatcattccttttttttttattttacagcaaGCAGTTATTCACTAACTTTTTTTGTCCTAATTTTCTCTGATCTTGAATTTTTGTCCTGTAGATTTGACCTTTGCATTGTCCTTCGTTGCCCTTCGATGTTATAGTTTTCCTTGGTCGTCATCCTTTCCTAATCTAAATACAGATCAAACGACGTAGGTGTAAGGGAGCAATTATTTAACTGAAAAAAGGAGGGGGTAtaggttttgttttcttttttctgaaTCAGATTTCCTTTTTCGACGAATTTCTGTAATCTGGATTTTTTTGTCCTGTAGATTTGACCCATTATTTTCGTATTTGCATTGTCCTTCGTTGCCCTTCGCTGTTATCGTTTTCCTTGGTCGTCATCCTCTCTAATCTAATACAGATAAAACGACGTAGATGTAAGGGACATTTAACCTCAAAGTTGGGGAGGGGAGTATGGTTTTTGTTTTGTCccagtcagatttttttttcacgcattttgttttactttttcgacgctatcaatcatttttgttttcaatatatttttataacactataaggtatgagGAAAATCTagatttagaatattttgttttgtcatcTTGGGGATCCGAATATTTTTTAGGACACAATGTATCACTACGACCTTCAAATAATAGGAAAACACATATTTTAATAGTTTACTATAAAATGCCCTGACATGATTAAGTCAATGTAGAAATGGTTCAACCAAACGCACTAATAAATgattaaacgaaaaacaaataaaaagacagaAACCAACAAAGTTTgtgatttaaaatatatttcaaataactatcaaattttaaatcaaatgaaatctTAAACGGGTGTAATATCTCCTCCGtttaattaaatctttaaaataaataaataatagaaaGCTACTCAAGTAAAGGactattaaaacaaatatcacaaaaGATTCACTTGAATTAGATACATTACTATAACTTTAAAGTAACTAGTATATAAAACAAGATTAAATCACTGTCCCTAGCTCATTATTGACAACACCGTCAAAAGTATAAAGATGATACGGTGGATATTTCTGTTTTCCGTTTTTGGTCGTACTGTTTGTCAGAGTAATACGGATGTTCAAAACTTACTGACACAACTTTTCACAACAAATAGTTATAACTACTTGATCAGACCTAGCACCGACCAGTCAGTGACAAAGGAAGTTTATATAAGTTTCACTCTTTACGGAATAACGGGAATTGACGAGATTgaacagaaactaacaactacgGGATGGTTGGAGATTCATTGGCAAGATGACCTTTTGTCCTGGACACCTTCTAGCTATGGTGGATTACAGGAACTTTATGTTCCACAGGGAAATATATGGAAACCTGATATCTCACTGCAAAATGGTTTCAGTGATTTGAAAGAACTTGgatctaaattcattcaagtaaaTATTCAGAGCGATGGTCAAGTCACGTGGCGTCCTTTTCAGGTTTTCAGTACAAAGTGCAGTCTTGATTCGACCTATTTCCCTTTCGATAGACAAACATGTGACCTTGTGTTCGTCGCGTGGAGTCTTGATCGACACGATGTATTTCTCGCGCAATATTCTGACGGAATAGACATTTCTGAAGAATTACAATCTCATGGAGAATGGGAAATAATAACATCGTCCGCCACAGACGAGGTGGAAAGTTACGAAACTAAAGTTAAATTTACAATTGTTATACAGAGGAAGCCGTTGTTTGTTATTATGAATTTTGTTCTCCCCATTATATTGCTCTCTCTGTTGGACATTTTCACTTTTAAGATTCCCGCGGATATAGGAGAGCGATTGGGTTACACGATTACTGTATGGTTGTCATTTGCGGTATTTCTGACGATTGTTTCAGCTTCTCTTCCTCAGAGTTCAGAAACGGTCCCTATAATGTCCGTTTATATAATTATACAACTGGTGATGGGAACCCTCATTGTGCTTATTTCGACCGTAGAATCTGGGTTGATAACTCTTTCGGCGGAGGAACCAGTGTACAGGATATTGAAAATGCTTACACTGCGCATGCGTGGTAAAAAGGTTTCTAGTTCAGAAGAATCCAAAACAGATGCAGTAGCAGAGAAGGATGTCACGTGGAAAGAAGCTATCACAGCATTGGATAAATTATTGTTTTGGATTTGCTTTGCGATATTCGTTCTATCCACCGTGATTGCTTTTCTTGTTGCTGGATTGAAATATAAATGACAACTTTCAAATTTCTACAATACAATTTGTATTTGCATGACAATTTTTATCTTACTAACTCAAATAACATTGCTGAATacaattgtttaaattttgtattattgggAAATCAAAAACGTTATTCCTTACTTTCATTAGTGAaagaccatttaacttcaaggtgAATTATgaatttttcctaaaaaaaatttattttgatcaCCAATTTGATGAAAACAAGCAGATGACCAAATAAAACGTATTATATtcagattttccccataccttatagtactaaattttgcaaacaattaattgattgatagcgttgaaaAACTAATATCAAGTTTGACACAGACAAAACACCATAATCCCTCTTTGAAGTTGAATGGTTTCTCCCTTAGGCAAAAAGTAATGTGCTTCCAATCTCCTGACCAATGCTTAATGTCCATGTCTACCCATTTAAATTTTATGTACAATTTTGATTAGGcacaacaaggatttgtatagtgacactatacaaatccttgggcacaataaatgtgaaaaatatttttttatcaagcaCCAACCTATAAATCCAAAATATTCCGTTATAATCTGTGTAAATGttcaaaaagaataaaatagTTTACCCATACGCTTTTTTGTTCTACCGGACGTCAGgaaacaattttcatttattttacttgTCCTACACAAAAAGCTTATCTTCTCttttaataataattctttaaaatAGTAAGGTTGGcctttttatttgatattaataatTTCCAGCTGATACAGCTTCTTCTTTCCGTagtttttagtggaagaagacgtcaagtcttgtGAAGACTTAAGGGGCCGACCATTGGCtttgagtctccgtatgccgcattcatttcgtgtattacaatttcaaaacaacttagattcctgacaccgatttttacacatgattgggcatctgaatcatttaatttgtaaattatgattgtaaaacaatcactatcgtaaatatgacccttttatttatgtaaattattagatttcatctcatccacatgaacgtaATTTGTTctacttgtaacaggatgttttaactgtagatatttgtattacgcatgcgtgaatttggtatcggtacaactcgccctgtttacaagttcgcccttgaagttacgaatttgcaatcctgcagacaagaagattttatttttatataaataaaaaggatatataaagtgttatctttattcatgggtttcctttgtcatgtgaattagatgcccttcgtaacatacatgtgaacctcccgtttaggagaaaaaactcccgtgtatgaaatttttcagacgccatatttgatcatttcttactactgtacgggtggCAAcactccttttgcgccaattactgtttttcatgggtatcatttgcgccaatttttttttcttcaaatgtatcaattgcgccagttttcggaactcatttgcgccaatttacctgaacACATATTGATCGTTCGTACATATTaaagattaatatatatttagtatcaTTTTTGTCTGAGGGGAAGTCTTGCACATACACATGAGACAGACCCACACAAGTTAGAGCGTCAGATACTACGAACAGCATGCAAAAGAAAAGCTACAGAAAATATATCCGAAAGACGAGATAAGATCATATGTTCGGAGCTATTCCATCATGAAGAGGAACATCTACAGAAAAATGACTTGAAGTGCATAAGACAGTctatgtacagagagagaagatAACTGTTCCCTGTCCAACCAAAAAGATCAgtagaatttcaaaaaaattaagtGAGGTATAGTGATCACAAATAAAGAAGAAGAGTGTGTTTTAGTAAATGATATTGACAGTGGCATTGTTATTCTCGGTTGTGAAGCTAACTTGCAATTTCTTTGTATGCGGGGCAGAAAATGTTTTTGCATACAATACATGGATTCAGGAATggacatttaatttatattccaCTTTTAGATTGCCTTTTGCCTTCTTAATCAGGAAACTGTAATAGAAATGTTTTTCTGTGTTTAaggaatgtttttctttaaattggcgcaatcgtatattttatttttggcgcaattgataccatgtaatttttaaacatgtggcgcaaacgtagcattagagaaaaaaagttgtggcgcaaaaggacgcatttttggcgcaaacggatctctcccgtacgggtgtaattgacacctgtgttaaattttacctgaacatcacagaagatgtataattatatggcttcacttgacagcttgggtgtcaaacatactggtaatcaacgatgtttacctccggctaattgccgttgtgttatcaaaacgatgtgtattgggaatattgaaatacttttttgttacttccctttgttttatcctgttttcagttattttgcttttaaaaatgtaaatggtaaaaagactataaatgattaatattttaatcaaataatcataaaaggatgttgattaaatgaatttaaatgattttggacaaataaaaaaattaaaatttataaattattttattaatttagacctcctttcaaggattaaattgaagtttatatattaaatttgtttataaatgaTTAGAAGTCAACATACAATATGTGCAACTAGGCTAATAGTCTAGCttctgctagcttcatgtataatttttctaccgatttttaaatatataactagaattatgcaaacagacttaaggaaaaggcatgtaagtcatgtaagttcatacaaatatgacactttttctagacaatccagatcttgcaaaatacatcgctaaaaattgtaacctttaattttgttgttgtgcagtaaaaacccatatgggaactttcaaaagttggcaggtatgtaacaagtcttactatttttatgctccatttatgggcaatatgttttctagtctgtccgtccgtcctgcttctggttataaagtttatggtcgaggtagtttttgatgaagttgaaatccaatcaacttgaaacttagtacacatgtgttcctcttgatatgatcttcttaattactgccaaattaaagattttacctaattttcatagtcaactgaacatagaaaatgattgtacggatgggaaatccatgtacttatgaccttttcttgtttgaagaaaaaaaatacattttaacgataatggaaTAAAGCAGCCTaggtaagtggggctgcttttatggtaattcaagttaccttttattcaccttcttccacttcagagctatcagctctgatctttttatataattaattgagaatagaaatggggaa
This window contains:
- the LOC139497429 gene encoding neuronal acetylcholine receptor subunit alpha-6-like; amino-acid sequence: MIRWIFLFSVFGRTVCQSNTDVQNLLTQLFTTNSYNYLIRPSTDQSVTKEVYISFTLYGITGIDEIEQKLTTTGWLEIHWQDDLLSWTPSSYGGLQELYVPQGNIWKPDISLQNGFSDLKELGSKFIQVNIQSDGQVTWRPFQVFSTKCSLDSTYFPFDRQTCDLVFVAWSLDRHDVFLAQYSDGIDISEELQSHGEWEIITSSATDEVESYETKVKFTIVIQRKPLFVIMNFVLPIILLSLLDIFTFKIPADIGERLGYTITVWLSFAVFLTIVSASLPQSSETVPIMSVYIIIQLVMGTLIVLISTVESGLITLSAEEPVYRILKMLTLRMRGKKVSSSEESKTDAVAEKDVTWKEAITALDKLLFWICFAIFVLSTVIAFLVAGLKYK